A segment of the Trifolium pratense cultivar HEN17-A07 linkage group LG7, ARS_RC_1.1, whole genome shotgun sequence genome:
TATTTTCATGGAAAAGATCACCACCAAGTAGCATGAAATCGACATTCTTTTTTTCGGCTATGGAACAAATTTCTTCAAATGCTTGGAATGAATCGTGGCGTCGAACTTCGTCTTTTTCCATGTAACCTAAATGGCAATCCGTTGCTATTAGGATTCGAACTGTGTTTTCTTCGCCGTCTTCCATTTCATGAAGCTGTTGCTATTGCTATTGCTATTGCTGCAACCACAATTGTGAGAGTGAGTGAGAGGAATTTTTGTGTGTTGTTTTCTAGGAGGAGAGAAACGGTGTCGTATCGCCTCTGAGAAGAGCGGGGCCGGGACCTTCtttcatcattttcatttttgttttcttattttttaattttcataaatttacttctaatataataatatttaatatattaaaaccGATTACCactaaatttattgatttattctTATTAGTTTTAATTACGGTGATGTTTTAAAAAGGGGGAGAAATCGTGTGGTGCGTGCGGTACCACGATGattctgaagctcagaggagTATCAGGACACATTTAAATAGGTTCAGTATCAAGAAAATGTTAATTTCTTCTATCGGGACTGCGGAAGCTAGATGTAGCATTGCAGTATCAGTATCAAGACTTGTTTGACATTTTTTCAATTGAAATTTGGGGGATCAAAATCTTACAATTCTAAAACTTGGGGGGCAAAACTGCGATTAAgccataaaattattattattaggcaTGATAATGGGGGCAAAGGGGGATTTTTCCCTCCAAACTAAAACTCAAAAAGTTTGAGTATCCTCACACCGATTTCAATTTTTAACAGGATGAAAAGTAGAACAATAAACCTATATATCTGACGGTATTCGGATATCTTCAATGGTGTTCGAATATTTTCATCCCTCCCCACTTTCACATGAACTtggattatattttagtattttttttattaaaaacctaaaactattttgttttaacaatatagtttttttaaacaaagaaaaaatagagaaaattgcTTGTTTAATACtcatcttaaaaataaaaatataatttatgaatataattttttttttggttagtaTTTTGCTCACTGAATCGCCTTATCTAGTTCGGGGTcgattctgacatcaagtgctTTCAACTCCCTCCCAATTACAGTCGTGGAAAATTGAACTGTGGTCCTCCTACCAAGTCCCACGTCAATCTGCATACATGATGAATTTGTGAATGCATCATTTGTTGGTTACTTATGGTTTGGGATATATGGTTAATCTTTGGCTTTTAGCTATGAATTTCTATATATGGTTCATAGTGTACAAACCAGAAACGTCCATTTAAGGAAGTAACAAGACAAGTGAATCACACAGCAAATCTTAGTGCCCTCGCATTCATAAGATGTGGTGGGTGGGTTGGCTTGGCTTGTATAATTGTATTCTAGTTCTTGACAAGTATTTATTGGTTCATTATGGtgaactaaaaaaaatcattaatttaataaaaacaaataaattttgactattgcatttttatttattattaaattaataattatttttgagttCACTAAATATAATTCACCATGTTTTTAACCTTCATTTCATTAATAGTTATAATTTCCTATGCTTTGCCTCTATTACTTTCTTAGTTTTTATATGGGTGAATTATTggaaaagtttaattttttttactgaaagtatttctatatttatttttaaaaaatgtgtttaCATTAAATTGATAATAGAAAAATGTCAGTCATgaaccaaaaaaagaagaaaatatatgTGAATTTCTTGAAGTAAATTAttttgatggaaaaaaatataaaagtctAGCTAGGCAATATGTATTTttagaaacatataaaaaaaacaattcttttggtatttttattgtttctgAAAAATGTAGGCAATTGTTCACTTAATTAATTAGTCTTTTATCTCCTTGTTAGTAGCAagtaaaactaacaaaaaaaaaatatataaaattgaaataaaaatgttttccCAAAGTAATTGGgctgttaatttttattttttagaggttttattttttcataggtTTATTTCGCTAGAGATAAATCTTATTCATAACATGTCAAACAATAAATTTGAGTATTATATTTCTCCTAATCAGGattcatattattatgaaattTTAGACTCTTCCACTCAACTTTTGTTTGTACATTTCTTAGAGATATTATATAAACAAGGTTTACGAAACTTGAACACAATTTACACAAAGGGTGAAACTAGGAATTAAATATCGGGGTGACCAAGACTAAgacccgtttggattagcttatttttgagcttatgtaaataacttatgcaatataaattagcttttatgttattttataagttcacattagtgaaaattgtatttttataagctattttattataaactaccttgacaaacttataataatacataaaaattgcataagctgtttgcataagctcaaaaataagctaatccaaaagAGGCCTAAAAgaataatttaataaagaaaaggtaaaattttaaattcacaatgcatataaaaaatttaagaaaattatatgTATGCTAAAGAGAAGGTCATGCATGTATCGAAGTCAAGTTGGACCAATAAGTTGAAAAAGGTAAACAtccactataaaaaaaaaagtgttcttAGAGCCCAAATTAAAAAAACCACTATAAAAATTGTGCttgtatttaacttttttgaagTTTAAGAACTGTCATTTTTATTGcaaaattgctatttttaatttttaaatcagtgcatttaggattttttttgtattaattaacCTTTTGGCCAAGAGAAAGAGGTACTccgataattcagagttcggctGCGAGGTTAAGAAAGTTTGGCAAAAAATTGACCTGATTATATAAAAAATCGAACTCGAATTTTTTCAAACGATCCATCTTAAAaggagttcattaaccactcGTACTCGACTTCAAAATCATTAATCGAGAGAAGAGGAAGGCTCTCTATCACATAATATGATATTGTATAGACTAGTAAGatatataatcatatatatgtCATCTCACGTCATATATATTTGTTGTGAATTCagattgaatcacaccaataaaataattgatgtgtggagcaaataacgattaagcaatcaaataatgagatcgacaataataatcacaaatcaaaaaataaagcgataaagaaaaaaggaacacaagagaattgtttacctagttcagtcaatgtgacaTACTCtaggggagagagcagctctccgatccactatcaaatgatgttcttgattacaatgaaatctcacaatagagttacaagaattagccttgatcctaattctaccctaagcccgaatttcttcctgtgaccaagaaattcaatatgaaagtgtttcccaagatGATAGAGTGattccccaaccctagagtcttTCCAAGATGATCTATTTTAACCCTAGCCGTATTGCTGGCcttagaaaccctaaaatccttGTACAAATATCAGAAAACGTGTTATATTTATAAACCTGCGCAATTTTCCGCTTGAGGCACGAGattttccgcctggggcgcaATTTCTGCCTGAGGCACCAGTTTTTCCGCTTGGGGCGCAGAAGCAGAAACCAGCCCCTTTTCCTGCTGTACAATTTCGCCCGGGGCACCAGAATTTCGCCCAAGACGCCAAAACAGCAGTTTTTGCTGTTtttccacgttttcaaggcaatttgtAACAATATTTTTCTTGGTTTCATCTCACGtcttattattataataacGAAATCATTTGGGATTTATATATTTGAGAGTTCAAACAACACCAAAGATTTGAAATGCCAACTACCAACTTACGATATTCAAGTTAAggacaaaacaaaatcaaaattaagagtatatatatatatatggataatAACAATATGTTgcacaaaatattttgttacaaaaatggACCACATagattgtttcaattttaacgtcacgtttgtttttttatgtttatactTATATAGTATGATATGAAATACGGTAAATACATATAGAAAATTGTAATAAAATTGATGAGCAAACAAACAAAGGATGAAATTGCTCCGAACCTCAACTGCTCAAATTTATTTGCTAATTATTCATGTGTTTCAACATAAACCACTACTCTGCATCGCTAATTTCATACATATGTTTTATATATGATGTTATTCTAATAACATAATAATACAATAGtacaagaaataattaagaATCAAGAATGAGTACCTTTTCTTGTGAAATAATCTAGAATGTGTACCTTAATATATAATCCATGATAATCAAATTAGGATTGGTAGAGAATGAGAGTGGACTACACCCTCTTCAATGTTTAGGTTTTCAATCATATGGTTAATCGTATGAATATTTCTCTTCCTTTCAAGACTGTTTTCTTCCCTCAAAGAAGACTTTTTGGcacttttttttgaacaagacaCTTTTTTTGACActtatatgataattttttgaaaccATTGCCCAAAGTCAGTAATTAATTATGAATGTCAGTATTTTTCTCCTTCACCATAACTTAAATCCGATTTCTTTTACATCttaacatatttaactcttagttcaaactagttgagctacccatcccacgACATTTCACTCGCTAGCTACTTATATGATATTTAACATGTGCATAAATGATATAAAGCCCAAGATGCAGCGTCGGGCCCAAGTGTTTGTTGCATGGGGCCCTTCAGCAGGGGCGTTTGATTTTGACAAGGTGAAGAACCTACCTTCAACCATGTTGGCTGTTGAGCGGCAGGACACTGGCAAAGGAGGCTGCAGCATGCAGGTTCACTTCAAATGTCTTGTCTGAAAATGTTGGAGAATATATCGATCACAATCCATGCcaatataaatttcaaacagTTCATGCTATACAACAGCTCCTTTACATACATACACACTGATTAAGTATCAAATTCTCTGACTTGCTACCAATTTCTAGGAGGATTAATACAATGGAACAACTCTCAAATGGGTGCCGTGGTTGATTGTCAAGTCCTACAACGCCCAGTTTCTTAAACAAAAAAAGAGGTTAAAAATTAGCTATtggagaagtctcacatcgcttaGAGTGGTAAAGCAAGAGGGAAACCAAAGCTATATATTGGACCTCTTAACGTTTGGTGTCTCCCTCTCTTTGAGATCACAGAGCTTTGACCTATTGTTTCTTCTTAGCTCCCTCGGACTTTCCAACAAGTGGGTATCAGAGCCGTGGTTCGGTTTGGTGAGAGAGCGGGAGGGGATCCTGGTATTGGATCAACTATAGGATGCGAGAACTCACACTTGGGGTGGGGAATGTtggatttcaagtgtgagtaGTCAAGTCTCACATCAACTATCTATGAGaagaatgttgaatttataagagAGATGACTCATTAACCTAATTCCTTAAGGTTTTGTTGGCTGGAGATATGGTGTCTTCCTCTCTTTGAAATCATGGAGCATTGACCCATTGTTTCTTCCGAGCTCTCCCGAACTTTCCAACATAGTTGAGTCCAACATTTATTGTATATAAATGTTAGTAGTATCTAATCTCTTCAACACATTAgtcattttaactttttaataatttttattttaaatataaatgacTAAATGCTgtataaaataatgttttaaaaatcagacCGAAAGTCGAACTAATATAACCTCTAAATTATGGCTTCAACCGGTTGTACCGATATACAACTATATATTTGGTGCTAATAAgttctaaaatatatattttgtcttAATAAAAGACACAAAATTCGAGTCTTAGACCTCTTAAATAGGTGATCAAATGTTCGATTTTTAACTCTCGTgtatagaaaaaattcggttatagagaaaaaatttcaccttttatGCCCCGCAGATTCTCCAACAAAGATAATAGAAATACAATTAAGTCCAAAATTCTtgtatcatattattttatcataagatactttttaataaaaggatatattttgggtaagaaatcaaaataaaagtatatgCTTGGTACTCTCTTTATTTTGttacaaagagaaaatatatcatcaatcgttagttggttcagtgatgattgacgctgaacttggtaggaaggaccacggttcgatccctcaCAACTACGATTgagagggggctgaaaccacttgatctAAAAACTGATCCCTGAACTAGATTAAACcgatggtaaaaaaaaaaaaaaatatcaaactaaaaattgaaatgtttattAGTGAAAATGTGAAACCTACTCCAAATCCAAATCCACGCAGTGTACACATAAGTGGAGTGAGAGTAGAGGCATAGCAACGTCATTATATTCCAAAAGCTAGCTATCTTCCAACAATTTCCTCTCAAACTTCTCTCTTCCCACCTCACTCTCACCCTTTGCATGCACTCCATTTCCCTTAATATAAGCAATACCCCCAACTCCAATTATTGTCCTTATTATCACTAATTTCCTCTATATACATACATCCATCTTCAATATATAGCTATAACACACTTCAAAAGCAAAATCCAAAGATCTCTCTAGCTTTTTCATCCTCCATCCATGGCACCCTCACACATGCAAAACTACTACTACAACACCACCGACGACGAAAACGACGTTGTTAACTACTACAACAATGTCGTGTACGAGGACGAAAGCGAGGACGAGTATCAGGAAGacgaaaaagaagaaattgaggccaaaaccaaaaccagaACCAAAAACAACGACATTGTTTTCAATGGTTCATCTTCATCACgttgttcatcattttcattGAGTAGGGTAATACTTGACCCGAGAGGAAAATGGATTGAAGAATGGAACCGGATATTTCTATTGGTATGTGCAATGGGTTTATTTGTGGATCCATTATTTTTCTACACGTTGTCTATAAGTGACACGTGTATGTGTCTGTTTATTGACGGTTGGTTACTAGTTACCGTCACCGTTATCCGTTGCATGACGGACGCGTTACATCTATGGAATATTTGGTTACAGTTGTATATTGAGAAACGCTCCTCTTTTGGATTTGTTCATCGTACTACTCGTCCTCGTACTTCTTCTACACATGTTTTTCCTTACTTCAAATCTAATAAGGGGTTTTTCTTTGATATCTTTGTCATCCTCCCTCTTCCTCaggtaattatttatttattacatcataatatgaatataaatttgTACTTCCTTCACTTTAAAATGAATATCGTTTAAGATTTTTGCTTGCAGATTACAAAATGCAATTATgtaataagaaaatatgattTTTCTTTGTCACATAGTTTattgactagaaatttcatcctTGAATAAATGGGTGTCTCAGGGGCGGAGccaatttttttagaattttaggAGTTATTTtaggacaaaattaaaatttttaagaattaatttaggacaaaactgagatattttattcaaaactaaatttttttagtgCAAAACTGAGATTTTGCCTATACTTTAAAAGATTTCTGGTTCTGCCACTGGGGTGTCTGAGGTTCAAATTTTGTTCCTTACTAACTGAGCTAAGCTGATTCGATcacaaacatatttttttttcagtttgttttctttttgaaaatgTTCCGCTCAAATAGTACTTTGTCATGTTGCATAATTCTGAGCTGGCAAATAAAGGAGACGACAAGCATGAAAACGTCTTGTTTTTATACATGCAGATTGTGGTGCTAACCTTACCTGCATCACACACACCGTGACACACATAACTTCATGAATCATATGATCATGCATACCTTTTATGTGCTTTGGATCTAATATATGTATTTTGGGTATATTATAGTGAATACTTGTTGTGATGGAGTATAGCTTAATGATGATTAAGAATTTACAGACTtgtgaaaatatattattgacCACTAAATCACTATAATACATTGCGGCCATTAGTGTGTGCATttcatatgataaaaaaataaatttgccCATAAATATAGTCAGTTTTTAAATTACTAGATACataattactattatttttataaaaatgcttttaattaatttttttttatacaaaatagaaaaatttaatataCAACATAATTTTCTTAACATATGTGAAATTATTAAAATGTCACTGTTTTGTAGATTGTGTTATGGGTGACAATTCCGTCTATGTTAAAAGAAGGATCAATTACGCGGGTGATGACTGTATTGTTGACGATGTTCCTCTTTCAATACCTTCCTAAAATTTTTCACTCTGTCAACTTTGTGCGTCGCAAACTCGCAGCTGGTTACATTTTTGGAACAATTTGGTGGGGATTCGCTCTCAACATGATCGCTTATTTTGTTGCTTCCCATGTAAGTCTCTATAATACTCTGTTCTTTCTTTAATATAAATCCCCATTGCAAATTTgacatatattatttaaaaagttgTTAGTGTAATTAATGTAACTATTTTGTAATTCAGTTAGTTTTAGTTTTAATAGTGAGATCGTATAACCTCCTAACGGACTTCAATATGTGAGGATCCAAATTCGTAGACTACAAAATGTGTAgtcgaaaaaaaaaagtgctatGCTTTACTTGTTGGTAAACATGAGTCTAAAATAGGAACAAATTCTATCATGTCCAATTTTGATCATGCTacatttgttaataaaaaatattaaatattaattttttaaaacattcactaatatttatgtaattaatattaagtttttgttataattataatgttttcCAAACTTAGACAACAAGATATATAACATACTTCACCTATGGTTGCTTCTTCTAAAAAAAACATAGTTAACTATGCAATTTTGTGTATATATGGTAAAACAGGCAGCAGGGGCATGTTGGTATTTATTGGGACTTCAAAGGGGAATGAAGTGTTTAGGAGAGCAATGTGAGACAACAACAGGTTGTGGTTTAAGAACAATGTGTTGCAAAGAACCAATATATTATGGAAGCTATAGCATGATGAAGAAATTAGAGAAAACAAGGTTGATATGGGCACATAACAAAGATGCAAGGTTTACATGTTTAGATACTGCTGATAACTATGAATATGGAGTTTATGAATGGAGTGTTCAACTTTTAACAAATAATAGTCGATTGGAAAAGATACTCCTCCCTATCTTTTGGGGCTTAATGACTCTTAGGTAATTTTTCATAACATACacttcatgtttttttttttttgaatcaatacTCTTAGGTAATTTTGCAGCATATTTTTTGTCTAGTAGCTAGTGACTAAACTTACTTGtgtggaaaaatgtggaattcaTGATTCGAACACATGTCCCTCCTCCAATAATATCCCTAGTAGTTACCAACTGAGTTACCTTAACGGAActgtttcaaatttttatattacGATAAAATATGGATAAATATTAGagccattttttttcttccctaaATAGTCCAATTGCAATGACTAGAATTTCGGCCCTTTTAAGTTATTGATGCTTCACAATTTGGTTgaagttacttttattttttggtcaagtagcctagttgCTAGAATTTCATCTTTTAAGGCGAATAAGTGGGAGTACCGGGTTCGAACCCTAGTCCCTATAATAATTTGCAATGTCCTTATTAATTGAGCTACGTACGAGGACAACTTGGTTGAAGTTATTGATGCTTCATATGCACTATATCTAATTATCACAATTTTGTTGTTGACATGATCAGCACTTTTGGGAACCTCCAGAGCACAACAGAAAGGATGGAAACCGTTTTCAATATTATTGTGTTGACCAGTGGCCTCCTTCTAGTCACTATGCTAATCGGAAACATCAAGGTATGTACATAATAGAATACACTCAATTTGGGGTCAcatatataacaaaaatatttcaaCACTTTTTTACTTGTGTAAATATACACACCATTTTGTTTTGGAAGATTAGTTCTATTTTGGTGACATAAATTGCTTTTTTTAGCCCTTCAATTCTTAAGAAAAAAAGACTTTTGATAATTCAAAATTCTGCCAGAAGTTAaagtctttctttttttctttcatttttttaataattttttaagtcaGAGATCAAATTCAAGTACTTCCGAGTTTCGATagattcaaacaaaaataagtaatttattatttaatttttatatggtgAATGTTAGGTATTTTTACATGCTACAACATCCAAGAAACGAGAgatgaaattgaagatgaagaacattGAATGGTGGATGAACAAAAGACGCTTACCACAAGGACTCCGACAACGTGTTCGTAACTACGAGAGACAATGTTGGGCTGCGATGCGCGGGGTTGATGAATGCCAATTGATCAAAAACCTCCCCGAGGGTTTGAGAAGGGACATCAAATACCATCTTTGTTTGGGTTTGGTGAGACAGGTAATGTTACCAAATTTTGATTACCTCTTTTTGCTTATGATTTTAGATTAAAGGTGGCAATGATCACTTTCACATGAGGGGAAAAAGACTTGAATGTTAATGcttcaatattttgttttaggTGCCATTATTTCAGCATATGGATGAATTGGTGCTAGAGAACATTTGTGACCGTGTCAAGTCCCTTGTATTCACAAAGGGAGAAACAGTAAGTTCTAAATTCAATTTGCCACGGTAACCGTCTAATCTAGATCGAAAGGTCAAGATTCAAGCTCACCATTTTtagattattaaataaaatttaaaatcatttttttctggATCATTTGATCATGATCGGATGGTTACCGACTCCCTAAATGTGCGACTGCATGAAAACAACGACTACAATGGATCTAATTTGATCATTCTAATGCTaatagc
Coding sequences within it:
- the LOC123895235 gene encoding cyclic nucleotide-gated ion channel 4-like, producing the protein MAPSHMQNYYYNTTDDENDVVNYYNNVVYEDESEDEYQEDEKEEIEAKTKTRTKNNDIVFNGSSSSRCSSFSLSRVILDPRGKWIEEWNRIFLLVCAMGLFVDPLFFYTLSISDTCMCLFIDGWLLVTVTVIRCMTDALHLWNIWLQLYIEKRSSFGFVHRTTRPRTSSTHVFPYFKSNKGFFFDIFVILPLPQIVLWVTIPSMLKEGSITRVMTVLLTMFLFQYLPKIFHSVNFVRRKLAAGYIFGTIWWGFALNMIAYFVASHAAGACWYLLGLQRGMKCLGEQCETTTGCGLRTMCCKEPIYYGSYSMMKKLEKTRLIWAHNKDARFTCLDTADNYEYGVYEWSVQLLTNNSRLEKILLPIFWGLMTLSTFGNLQSTTERMETVFNIIVLTSGLLLVTMLIGNIKVFLHATTSKKREMKLKMKNIEWWMNKRRLPQGLRQRVRNYERQCWAAMRGVDECQLIKNLPEGLRRDIKYHLCLGLVRQVPLFQHMDELVLENICDRVKSLVFTKGETLTREGDPVQRMLFVVRGHLQSTQVLRDGVKSCCMLGPGNFSGDELLSWCLRRPFIPRLPTSSSTLVTLETTEVFGLEAEDVKYVTQHFRYTFTKENVRRSVRYYSPGWRTWAAVAIQLAWRRYRHRLTLTSLSFIRPRRPLSRSTSMEEDRLRLYTALLTSPKPNQDDFDSS